From a region of the Helianthus annuus cultivar XRQ/B chromosome 5, HanXRQr2.0-SUNRISE, whole genome shotgun sequence genome:
- the LOC110940564 gene encoding zinc finger CCCH domain-containing protein 63 isoform X2: MDFDGGKRVFNRLGPNQQTDNRNQKVCFHWRAGNCNRFPCPFLHRELSAPANGTASSKRPYGFATDDQRSTMARRGGGGFNTWGRGGGGRGGNVLNNNVVKKDKICNFWVQGSCSYGEKCRYLHSWCTGGCFAMLTQLEGHQKVVSGIALPVGSDKLYTGSRDETVRVWDCQSGQCAGVIKVGGEVGCMLSEGPWMFVGLPNLVKAWNVQTSAELSLNGPVGQVYSLVVGNDLLFAGTQDGSILAWKYNAASNCFEPAASLQGHTSAVVTLVVGANRLYSGSMDKSIRVWNLENLQCLQTLTDHRDVVMSVLCWDQFLLSCSLDKTIKVWAATESGNLEVTYTHNEDHVC, from the exons ATGGACTTCGATGGAGGAAAACGAGTGTTCAACAGATTAGGGCCCAATCAGCAGACCGATAACCGAAaccagaaagtgtgttttcattGGAGAGCGGGGAACTGCAACCGGTTTCCCTGTCCCTTTTTACATAGGGAGTTGTCGGCTCCGGCTAATGGCACGGCGTCGTCTAAGAGGCCGTACGGATTTGCGACGGATGATCAACGGTCGACGATGGCACGACGGGGCGGTGGTGGTTTTAATACGTGGGGTAGGGGTGGTGGTGGAAGAGGAGGGAATGTGTTGAATAATAATGTAGTGAAGAAAGATAAGATTTGCAACTTTTGGGTACAAGGTAGTTGTAGTTATGGCGAAAAGTGCCGGTATTTGCATTCGTGGTGTACAGGCGGTTGTTTCGCGATGCTGACACAGCTTGAAGGTCACCAGAAG GTTGTTAGTGGTATTGCACTACCAGTTGGGTCTGATAAATTGTACACAGGGAGTAGAGACGAGACTGTGCGGGTTTGGGATTGCCAATCTGGACAG TGTGCAGGGGTTATTAAAGTGGGTGGTGAAGTGGGCTGCATGCTCAGTGAAGGCCCATGGATGTTTGTGGGTCTGCCAAACCTTGTCAAA GCGTGGAATGTGCAAACTTCTGCCGAGCTGAGTCTTAATGGACCTGTTGGGCAAGTCTATTCACTGGTTGTAGGAAACGATTTACTATTTGCTGGTACACAG GACGGGAGTATATTGGCGTGGAAGTATAATGCTGCTAGCAACTGTTTTGAACCAGCTGCATCACTTCAAGGTCACACATCAGCCGTTGTGACACTGGTTGTTGGAGCTAACAGATTATATTCTGGTTCCATGGACAAATCTATACGG GTTTGGAACCTTGAGAATTTGCAGTGTCTTCAGACGTTAACAGATCATCGTGATGTTGTGATGTCTGTTCTTTGCTGGGATCAATTTCTTTTATCATGTTCATTGGACAAAACGATAAAG GTGTGGGCAGCTACAGAAAGTGGGAACTTGGAAGTAACTTACACACATAATGAGGACCATGTATGTTAA